CTTCCGCAACCATTCTTTCTGCCAAAACTAAAGCAGAAGCATCCAACAACTCATCTTTAGTTTTAAAATAATTATAGAATGTTCCGTTTGCCACTTCCGCTTCTGCAGCCACCTCAGCAATGGATGTTTCGCCTGCATCTTTTACAGCAAACAAACGTAATGCTGCATTCATAATTTGAGCGCGGGTTCTTTCTTTTTTTGGAAGTAAAGGTTTTCTAGATTTCAGAGTCACCATCTTCTCTATGAATTTCATCCAAGATGTACTCAACAACTACATTATTGAGAGATAACTCATTTTTTAAGTTTTTTGGGAGTCTGCGCCAGGGCTCCGAAGAGCCACGGTCTCACCCACTTTGGGTGAGACGGGAGCGTAAGCGCACCCCGGAGGAGCCCGGTCGGTGTTAGGATCAAATACAAATCACCTAACCGATTCGAGGCGCCCATATTATGAATCATCCAGGCCATCGTCCTACGAATCGATTCGCAGGAAAATCCTTTACAAAGGATCCAAATAAGTTCCATTGGAATCAATTCCCATGGAGCCGATTGTCACCGAATACAAACCTGGGCCGCAACTCAGACATTATGTGGAAAGTTATCTTCTCATTCAATCTGATGAAAGTTTTAGTAAATCAATCATTCCGCACCACTCGTTTGTTTTGACGATCAAACTCAAAGGCAATCATGACTATCGTATCCATTCCGATCGGAACCAGTTGCCATCTATTTCGTTATCGGGACTTCGTAAGACAGTAAAACACAATACACTTTCGAAAGGGACGGAAATCATCATTGTAAAGTTCCAACCCTGGGGTGCCTTTTCTTTTCTCAATCGGCCCATGTATGAATTGAATGAAATCGGCATTTCCGGATATGACTTATTTAACAAAACAGATCTAGATGAAATACATTCACGGTTACAAGAAACAAAAGAGAATCGTTCCAAGATAGAACAGCTTGAAATTTTTTTATGGAAGGCAATCAAAAATCAAACGATGGACAAAAGGATCATTGAGGCGATTTCGCAAATGAACCAAACCCAAGGGAAAATCAGAATCCAGGAGATAGCCTCCCTAGTGAATTTAAGTATTGATACCTTTGAAAAGAAATTCCGTGAAATTACGGGAGTCACTCCCAAAAGAATATCATCGATCATTCGCATGAGTTCTGCGATTCGAGAGATACCGAAGTATACTTCTTTTACAAGGCTTGCTTACGATTTTGGATATTTCGACCAATCACATTTTATTAAAGAATTCAAATCATTCACAGGCCAAACACCGACACAATTTTTGGCTTAAAAAATCCCACCGCCCTGATTTTTTACAATCGTTCCTTTTAAAAATCCGCTATAAAGATTCAATACTTATCTATCAAAGGAATTGTTTATGTTAGAGATTTTTTTAGGTTTGAACTGGATTGCCGTATTTTTGGCGTTCTTTGTATATTGTTTTCTTGGGTTTATTTGGTTTACCATTTTGTTTAAAAAACTCTATTTAGTTTCCCTCGGAAAAGAAAACGCAGCAGAACAACCGTTAGCCATGATATTTATAATTGGTCCTGCGGTTTGTACACTTGTGATCACAATCACCACAGCGATCTTATTTTCTAGATTAGAAATCCAACAAACGATGGATGCTCTGGTTTGGGGAAGTTTCCTTGGAATTGGGTATTTATCTGCCAATACGTTGAATATTGCCATCAATCCGAATATTCCAAAACCAATGCTATATGGTGCGATTTCGAGTGTTTACCATTTTCTGGGAATCAATCTTGTTGCTTTGATTTTAGTTCAAAATATCTAAAGATACCAAAAAATTAAAAACCCATCCGAGGTTACCCAAGGATGGTTTCTCATTAGCTAACAGTAAAATCTGATTTTACATTTTTCAATTGTAAATTTGTGATTAGGTCCAAAACGAATTTAGGATAAATTTTTCATAAAACAAGTTTTGCCCTTCGGATCAAATTTTGCTTTATGAAAATATTAAAATTCCAATATTTGCTCTGTAGACATCATTCACTTAGAATGACCTCATAAGGATACAAAATGAGACAATTTTTACTTTTGGTTTTGGCAGTTTTTACCTTCAATTGCCTTAGTTTTCGCAGTGGTGAACATAAAAATGCACCAACCGTTTCCCAGTTCAAAGTGGCCTCAACGCCAATTATCAAAATCGATCTAAAATACGAATACCGTGTGAATGGTTCTCTTGAAAAAGTACAAAACCAAGCATTAGTGGATGCTTGGCTAAAGTTCGCAGAAGATACGTTAAAGGAAAGTGGGAATGTTCAAATCACAAGAGAAGATATTTTAGCCACTCACGTTTTAGCGATGACAATCAAAGAAGAAACCGATTTTTTTTCGGATCCAATCTCACCGACACTTAGCGCATTTACATTGGGTGTAATTCCTGCTTATATTGGATCTGACTTAACAGTGAATACTGTGGTCAAAAATAAAAATGGAAAGTCGTTAGGTGAAGTAACCAAGTCAGAATCACTGACTTTGATAGGACATATTCTCTTGTCATTTGTAAATGTTTTTGTAAAACCAAGCGATACGATCGAAGCCCAAAGGACAGATTTACTCCGAGCCACTTACAGCGAAATCCAAGTAAAAAATTTCATTGGATCAAAATAATAAATCGTTCAAAGCACTATAGAATCAAAAACCATCCAAGGTAACCCAAGGATGGTTTTTTTGTTAAATTCTTGTGAATGTAAAATGATTCTCAGTAGCCGCCTAATATAAACTAGGTGACAATTTCATCTTCTTACATCCTTTTCTTACGCGATCGGACCAAATTGGCTGTAGTCAAATTCTTTGGAACCAGTGAGGTATTTTTTGTAGTTCTCAATGAATTGTTTTGCAAGGTCCTGTGCCGTTTTATCATACTCTTCTTTGTTTTCCCAAGCGTTTCGTGGGTTTAGGATATGAGAATCCACACCTTCTACCGTTTTAGGGAAAGACACTTGGAATATTGGGTGTTTTTCAAACTCGGATTTTTCAATGTTACCGTTTAAGATTTCATTGATGATTTGGCGAGTGGCAGGAAGGTTCATACGTTTTCCTACACCATACTTTCCACCCACAAGTCCTGTGTTGATGAGATATGCATTTACTTTGTGAGTTTTCATCTTTTCACCAAGTAACTTCGCATAGTATGTTGGGTGAAGTGTCATAAACGCCTGACCAAAACATGCAGAGAAAGTTGCTTGTGGTTCTTTCACACCACGCTCTGTTCCCGCAACCTTAGCTGTGTAACCAGAAAGGAAGTGATACATTGCTTGTTCGATAGAAAGTTTAGAAACTGCAGGAAGAACACCGTAAGCATCGTAAGTAAGGAAGATCACAGTGTTTGGGTGACCTGCTTTGGATCCTGGTTGGATGTTATCAATGTGGAAAATTGGGTAAGAAACTCGTGTGTTTTCTGTTTTCGCAGCAGATGAGTAATCTACTTTCTTAGTGCCAGCGTCAAAGACTACGTTTTCCAAAAGGGCATCACGACGGATGGCTGCATAGATTTCTGGTTCTGTTTTTGGATCTAGATTGATGGTTTTTGCATAACATCCACCTTCAATGTTGAAGATACCGTTGTTGTCCCAACCATGTTCATCATCACCGATGAGGCGGCGGTGTGGGTCAGTGGAAAGAGTGGTTTTTCCTGTTCCCGATAGACCAAAGAAAAGAGCACTATCTCCATCTTTACCAACGTTCGCCGAACAATGCATAGTGAGCACGTTTTTCAATGGCAAGTAGTAGTTCATTACGGAGAAAATTCCTTTTTTCATCTCTCCACCGTATTCGGTTCCACCAATGATACAGATTTTTTTTGCTAAGTGGAAGATTACGAAGACTTCGGAGTTGAGGCCGTGTTCTTTGTATTTTGCGTTTTTGTAACCAGAAGCGTTGATGATGGTAAATTCTGGATGGAGTTTTTCCAATTCTTCCTTAGTCGGGCGAAGGAACATGTTTGTGCAAAAATGGTGTTGCCAAGCTCTTTCTGTGACTACACGGAGAGAGATTCGTGTGTCATCATTTGTTCCTGCGTGACCATCAAAAACATAAAGTTTTTTGCTATCGAGGAATTTGGTTACTTCTGTGTATAATTCATTGAAGATCGCTTCAGAAACCTTTGTGTTGACCGGTCCCCACCAAATGTTGTTTGTGGAAGAAGGTTCATCGACAAAGTATTTGTCTTTAGGGGAGCGTCCCGTAAAAATCCCGGTATCTACCATCATCGTTCCATTATCAGAAGTTACGCCTTCTTTGTTGTTCAATTCGTGCTGGTAAATTTCTTCGTAAGATAAGTTATGGAAGACTTCGGACGGTTTTAGGCCTAATTCAGCAAGGCCGCGCAGATTAGTAGATACTGACATGGATCTCTCCTCGATTTCACTTTGTGTTTTTCTAGCTTCTTACTTTGCGAGTCGGTGTCAATAACAGAAAATGAAGATTCTCCATGCATCCGCAGAATATTTTCCCTACATTAAGATGGGTGGACTTGCCGACATGCTTGCCTCCCTCACGAAAGAACAGGCCAAGACGGAAGAAGTTTATGTCGCATTACCATACATTGGTGGTTTAGGGAAAGAGCCTCTGTGGACGGGCAAAGAATTTCCGGCCCTTCTTCTTGGAGATACGAAAACAGATTCGCTTGTGGTGTCGGTGCTCAAAGCCTCTCGGTTTTTGGAAGCCGAAGAATCTGGGGTCAAATTGTACTTTTTCCAATCGGACCTCTTCCAATCTTTAGATTCCATCTACGGACATGCGGAAGAACACTTTCGATTTGCTATGTTCTCTTACGCTTGTTATGCGCTCAGCCAAATTCTAAAAGTGGATGTTTTCCATGCGCATGATTGGCATACGGCCCTTTCGGTCGCGCTACAAAAGGACTCCGCTTTCCCCATCCCCACCGTTTTCACCATCCACAATTTGGCTTACCAGGGGGATCATCCCTTTTGGATGACTGGATTTTTAAAAGAGGAACCCTTTCGTCTGGTCACAAGTCCTTATGACCATAATGGAAAGTGCAATTATATGAAGGCCGGGATTCTTTCCGCGGGGCAAATCACTACCGTGAGCCCTGGATACAGAGAAGAAACACTCTCCGAACCCAATGGATTTGGACTGAGTTATTGTTTAAACCAAAGAGCTGCCGACTACTCGGGAATTTTGAATGGAATTGATTCGGACGAATGGAACCCAGAAAAAGACAAACGGATTTACAAAACCTTCACCGATTCGAATTGGAAAGAAGGAAAATTAAAAAACAAACGAGAACTGTACAAGGAAATCGGACGGCCATTTTTACCGTTGGATGCTCCCTTGGTTGGTCTGATTGGTCGGCTTACCTACCAAAAAGGTTTTCCCACATTCTTAAAAGCATTTTTAGAAAGACGCCACCTTCCGCACCGTTATGTGGTTCTTGGTTCCGGTGATCCAGAAACAGAAAATGCTTTTTTTCATCTTTCAGAAACCATACCCGAAGTTTTTTATTTTTATAAAGGATACAACGAAAGCCTGGCTCACAAAATTGAAGCCGCCAGCGATTTTTTTCTCATGCCTTCCCTATTCGAACCGTGTGGCCTAAACCAAATGTACAGTCATGTTTACGGAACCATTCCCATTGTTTCTCGTGTGGGGGGTTTGCGAGACACGGTAGAAGAATCCAGTTTCTTAGAATACAAAACAGGAATTGTCTTTGAACCGAATGACACGAGTTCGCTGGGATATGCCTTAGAACGAGCCAATGATTTGTTCCGATCAAAAGAAAGAGATATTGTAGTGGAAAACATTATGAAATTGGATTGGAGTTGGGAAAAAAGAAAAATAGAATACCAATCAGTCTACTTTCATGCAATTGATTTACAAATTTAGTCAATTTATTCTGTTCATAAAGAAGGGGTTTGGTTTCGATTGTTATCATTAGTATATGAAGTTTTTCTCTTTTTCTGTATTTGTTTTTGTTCTATTCACATCCTCCTGCAAATTAAATCTCAATAACCCCAGCGACCCAAAATCCAAGGATTTTTTTCTAACAAATTTACTAAAAGAATTCCTTATCTCTGATCCATGTCTTAACTTTCAAACTTGGAAAAAAACTTATGGATCAGGCACATTCAAAACCACAGGATCCGATTTAATCGTTTTATCCAACGGAGACTATTTGGTTTCTGGGATCACAAGAGAATATCTGATTCCTGGTTCGTCTTCTGGAGTCACAAATGGTTTTGCCGGAAGTGCCGGTGTCAATTTGAATACATTCCTAATGCGAGTCTCTCACACTAACGGAGCGATCCTTTGGGTGGACTATCTTGGTGAAGCCAGTAGTGAGGTAACTTATAAACCGAAATTAAGAAAGTATTCCAATGGCGACATCTCCGTAGCTTTCATTGTAAAAGGATCAGAACAACCAGGAACCATTAATGCAAAATCTGGAATTGGAACGGCTTCAGCACTCTTTGTAGGAAGGATCAGGGAGGATGGAACTCGTGTTTGGTTTACCTACTTAGATTCCGTAAGTATCGGAGAGTATATAGTTTCTGCAATGGATACATCCAACCGCTTACATGTGTTTATCGAAAATTATGGCGGCTCTCCTGCAAACTCACCCTTTGTTGATGGTCCAGCCATTAGCAATACATCGCTTGATCCGGGATCCGACTCCGATATGATCCACTTGGCAGTCAATGAAAATGGTTCCATGATATTCCAACGTTACTTTACCAGTGCGGGAGGTGATTATATCTTTGGGGCCGAAGCC
The sequence above is drawn from the Leptospira sp. WS4.C2 genome and encodes:
- a CDS encoding AraC family transcriptional regulator — its product is MESIPMEPIVTEYKPGPQLRHYVESYLLIQSDESFSKSIIPHHSFVLTIKLKGNHDYRIHSDRNQLPSISLSGLRKTVKHNTLSKGTEIIIVKFQPWGAFSFLNRPMYELNEIGISGYDLFNKTDLDEIHSRLQETKENRSKIEQLEIFLWKAIKNQTMDKRIIEAISQMNQTQGKIRIQEIASLVNLSIDTFEKKFREITGVTPKRISSIIRMSSAIREIPKYTSFTRLAYDFGYFDQSHFIKEFKSFTGQTPTQFLA
- a CDS encoding DUF1761 domain-containing protein, coding for MLEIFLGLNWIAVFLAFFVYCFLGFIWFTILFKKLYLVSLGKENAAEQPLAMIFIIGPAVCTLVITITTAILFSRLEIQQTMDALVWGSFLGIGYLSANTLNIAINPNIPKPMLYGAISSVYHFLGINLVALILVQNI
- the pckA gene encoding phosphoenolpyruvate carboxykinase (ATP), producing MSVSTNLRGLAELGLKPSEVFHNLSYEEIYQHELNNKEGVTSDNGTMMVDTGIFTGRSPKDKYFVDEPSSTNNIWWGPVNTKVSEAIFNELYTEVTKFLDSKKLYVFDGHAGTNDDTRISLRVVTERAWQHHFCTNMFLRPTKEELEKLHPEFTIINASGYKNAKYKEHGLNSEVFVIFHLAKKICIIGGTEYGGEMKKGIFSVMNYYLPLKNVLTMHCSANVGKDGDSALFFGLSGTGKTTLSTDPHRRLIGDDEHGWDNNGIFNIEGGCYAKTINLDPKTEPEIYAAIRRDALLENVVFDAGTKKVDYSSAAKTENTRVSYPIFHIDNIQPGSKAGHPNTVIFLTYDAYGVLPAVSKLSIEQAMYHFLSGYTAKVAGTERGVKEPQATFSACFGQAFMTLHPTYYAKLLGEKMKTHKVNAYLINTGLVGGKYGVGKRMNLPATRQIINEILNGNIEKSEFEKHPIFQVSFPKTVEGVDSHILNPRNAWENKEEYDKTAQDLAKQFIENYKKYLTGSKEFDYSQFGPIA
- a CDS encoding glycogen/starch synthase; this encodes MKILHASAEYFPYIKMGGLADMLASLTKEQAKTEEVYVALPYIGGLGKEPLWTGKEFPALLLGDTKTDSLVVSVLKASRFLEAEESGVKLYFFQSDLFQSLDSIYGHAEEHFRFAMFSYACYALSQILKVDVFHAHDWHTALSVALQKDSAFPIPTVFTIHNLAYQGDHPFWMTGFLKEEPFRLVTSPYDHNGKCNYMKAGILSAGQITTVSPGYREETLSEPNGFGLSYCLNQRAADYSGILNGIDSDEWNPEKDKRIYKTFTDSNWKEGKLKNKRELYKEIGRPFLPLDAPLVGLIGRLTYQKGFPTFLKAFLERRHLPHRYVVLGSGDPETENAFFHLSETIPEVFYFYKGYNESLAHKIEAASDFFLMPSLFEPCGLNQMYSHVYGTIPIVSRVGGLRDTVEESSFLEYKTGIVFEPNDTSSLGYALERANDLFRSKERDIVVENIMKLDWSWEKRKIEYQSVYFHAIDLQI